A DNA window from uncultured Methanoregula sp. contains the following coding sequences:
- a CDS encoding RHS repeat-associated core domain-containing protein: MGLLDHQPPRRLVARLIALAAALLLTGPAAAQLADPAPLPDRSKSTNSLPERITQALVFPQRIVWVGKQAPSDADSLALLDAIAQFQPTNITTGLTALERFISEHPASPWTPSLHQNLAEHYRERGRLTLALQHGQSAWDLAQDLPGEAAQHVADAALANQARLRAVLGHTDQVEALAAQAKDRRLEGVALVQTFQSAQERAALTRQRPQDFVSCGPSALREVSRVLQAEFRESKTMLKPQSSAGYSLTELGTLAKANNLDMVPVQWPRGEPLPVPCVLHWQLGHYAAILSGHDDIFLVADPVFDHPLLMDRATLEAESSGFLLVPATQTPATWAALPATVTDQVRGNAQANSYLPDAKDSLLDKGWCPRYMMSWQLTEPYLNLWLSDSPLTYQPALGPRVGVEVYCKQRSQTPRNPRIFDIGCAYSTNSNWNLNWQTYLEVNSYCADPAYLYFNITFHLGDGGTRNYIFMSSSGLEDWRGFDYDSRTRAELLPYLPDGPGYRITYPDGRQDYFTNVVVFADGKRLAFRTLEADPQGHALVYRYQRVGDVVQLISVIDADGHTNAVNYYDTTTNLIKEIVDPSGHTNRYQHASGGSLTNITDMAGLSSAVTYDYQGWVTSLTTPYGTTGFKYLGGSDGTVPNNNTINRAVLVTEPNGGSQMFMFRGCSAALNSSQSSPPLIQNYPDNQIPTNTPLGSLDTFDTAYRNTFHWDQRQFAALSLTARTNLCSPNNLTEYTFWNLTTNDYFKARMSHWLFNSVGVSSSVSLVRAGSPDGVTAGPTSWFDYVGKSPSVEGYPGVAGIISVPSVIAQVLPDGSTAYSYTRYNPLLHPTNVLTTYTTTAGAVATRSNAIVYADNQIDVLRVTGPDGTVLARFGVDTNYHLVTAQTNAIGVTRYFYDSARRLTGTLTPSGLCISNLYYDTSADLNRLQAIVVYDAVGGTPLATNSYTYYPNGTVYTHTDERNLTTVNTWDALSRLTGTTYPDGTYVSNVYSRLDLTASRDRQGHWTYFGFDSLRRPIATTNALNQVTTTYYGPGGSPVVVSNAAGLTTMSYDLAGRLVTQTSPDTLAVTNTYNAIGQLYAVTDSSGYRVTNAYNNQGLVYASSNAVGCLQRTLYDIYDRPALVTDANGITLTNTYDPAGRILTRAYPPGGGVEQYGYSTNVAALTSYTNQIGNVTRYAYDALGRKTNTVAGAGTADAVTNSFVYNGAGDLLTLRDGRGHVTSACYDAYGRVTSRRDANDTEISRYQYDPLNHLTNRWSAAKGTTTYVYDPLGNLLNTIYPERTIQFAYDELNRLTNMVDAVGATRYSYDRAGLLLTEDGPWAYDTVTSIYTNRLRASLTLQQPGAPVAWQYRYDTAHRLDTLVSPAGMFSYRYPAAGATLARASRLPVQVDLPVGAIVNSYDGMARVTNNILRNLAQATLNAHAYAYNNASQRTRMTSTSAGNYVDYGYDALGQLTNAAGRELAGGAPRVQEQWANTYDKAGNLAQRVKNQLTETFVADANNQLTSVSSAGTLTVGGTATPAATQVTVNGQTAALYADKTFAVANVPLTTTTVAAIATDGAGHSATDHINLNATSAAGQFHYANLASPVVLAANTAYYLVSEETVGGDTWGHSDTTVTTMTVATETTSVFGSGPGNWYQEGGPGLTFGPLNFKYAISGSEAPYVTGQVAGTLRNNWSGYVGMRIVVGTTPVTVTALGRMMLSGNTGTHTVKLVRESDGTDVPGGSVSIAMAGGTVSPQYDLNGNLLTDGRRTFSYDSDNQLTGIVVTNANGTITQTGFVYDGKARRRIRTEASWQSGAWVTNQTFRYLYDGQRVIQERDANNHILVTYTRGLDLSQTLDGAGGIGGLLARTHPGNHHFYYHSDGNGNVTAIVNQSQTLVAQYRYDPFGGLVSQSGPLAEINLYRFSSKEFHHPSGLYYYGYRFYDPNLQRWLNRDPSGTKDGPNLFAFCHNGPVNGFDAWGLDFAATTDLNLSYKYGWSYIDSVYVHLMGASASFIGRMPGILDKNGSWTMGDLYSIPDKYASVAISGVTVREKLLEAAAIEYERSGVINDVTIDMASAAMTILGTASGLNIARQLAISLGEKMLPSALEAGLFGSRAALLAAKQGGLTTFKVAWRSTGNGLLDSLGIENATISKLTTSISPDLAGAELANVMAHEGFHVSVALNFPNFAASAGRLGYVGAFPLYAEEVAAYGYGAVKAGQYGQALFAPISAFGSLSAGQAASVLGTGGTLAGLSYYIYSH; this comes from the coding sequence ATGGGTCTCCTCGATCATCAGCCCCCGCGCCGCCTCGTCGCACGGCTGATCGCCCTGGCCGCCGCCCTCCTCCTCACGGGCCCCGCCGCCGCCCAGCTGGCGGACCCCGCGCCGCTCCCGGACCGTTCGAAATCCACGAACAGCCTGCCCGAGCGCATCACCCAAGCCTTGGTGTTTCCCCAGCGGATCGTCTGGGTGGGCAAACAGGCTCCGTCCGATGCCGACAGCTTGGCCCTCCTGGACGCCATCGCCCAATTTCAACCCACCAACATCACCACCGGCTTGACCGCCCTCGAACGTTTCATCTCCGAGCACCCGGCCTCGCCGTGGACCCCGAGTTTGCACCAGAATCTCGCCGAGCACTACCGTGAGCGCGGCCGCCTTACGCTCGCGCTGCAACACGGGCAATCCGCCTGGGACCTCGCCCAAGACCTGCCCGGCGAAGCGGCCCAACACGTGGCGGACGCCGCGCTGGCCAATCAGGCCCGGCTGCGGGCCGTCCTTGGCCATACCGATCAAGTCGAAGCGTTGGCCGCCCAGGCCAAGGACCGCCGCCTGGAAGGCGTGGCGCTCGTCCAGACCTTCCAGAGCGCCCAGGAACGCGCCGCCCTGACGCGTCAACGGCCCCAGGACTTCGTCTCTTGCGGACCCTCCGCCCTCCGTGAAGTCAGCCGCGTCTTGCAGGCCGAGTTCCGGGAATCCAAGACCATGTTGAAGCCCCAATCGTCCGCGGGCTATTCCCTGACCGAGCTCGGCACCCTGGCCAAAGCCAATAACCTCGACATGGTCCCCGTCCAATGGCCCCGCGGGGAGCCCCTGCCGGTGCCCTGCGTCCTGCATTGGCAACTCGGCCATTATGCCGCAATCCTGTCCGGGCATGACGATATCTTTCTGGTCGCCGACCCGGTCTTCGATCACCCCCTGTTGATGGACCGCGCCACCCTCGAGGCCGAGTCTAGCGGCTTTCTGCTCGTGCCCGCCACCCAGACCCCGGCGACCTGGGCCGCGCTGCCGGCGACGGTCACCGATCAAGTGCGGGGCAATGCCCAGGCCAACAGTTACTTGCCCGACGCCAAGGACAGCCTCCTGGACAAGGGCTGGTGTCCCCGCTATATGATGAGCTGGCAGCTCACCGAACCTTACCTGAATCTCTGGCTCTCGGATTCGCCCTTGACCTATCAGCCGGCCCTGGGCCCCCGTGTCGGCGTCGAGGTCTACTGCAAACAGCGCAGTCAAACCCCGCGCAACCCCCGGATCTTCGATATCGGCTGCGCCTACTCCACCAACTCGAACTGGAACCTCAATTGGCAAACCTATCTGGAGGTGAATAGCTACTGCGCTGATCCAGCTTACCTTTACTTTAACATTACCTTCCATCTTGGGGACGGTGGCACGCGCAATTACATCTTTATGTCTAGCTCAGGCCTGGAGGATTGGAGAGGCTTCGATTACGACAGCAGGACCCGAGCCGAATTACTGCCGTATTTGCCCGACGGCCCGGGCTACCGCATCACCTATCCCGACGGCCGGCAGGATTATTTCACCAACGTCGTGGTTTTCGCCGACGGCAAGCGGCTGGCCTTTCGCACCCTTGAGGCCGATCCTCAAGGACACGCCCTCGTCTATCGGTATCAGCGGGTTGGTGACGTCGTGCAACTCATTTCGGTCATCGACGCCGATGGGCATACCAACGCGGTTAATTACTACGACACCACCACCAATCTCATCAAAGAAATCGTCGATCCCTCTGGTCATACGAACCGCTACCAACATGCCTCTGGGGGCTCTCTCACTAATATTACCGATATGGCCGGGCTCAGCAGCGCCGTAACCTACGACTACCAAGGTTGGGTCACCAGTTTGACCACGCCCTACGGCACAACCGGCTTCAAGTACCTGGGCGGATCGGATGGCACCGTTCCGAACAACAACACGATCAATCGCGCGGTGTTGGTCACCGAACCTAACGGTGGGAGTCAAATGTTCATGTTTCGCGGTTGCTCGGCGGCGTTGAATTCCAGCCAGTCCAGTCCCCCGTTGATCCAGAATTATCCGGACAATCAAATCCCGACGAACACGCCCTTGGGCTCTCTGGACACGTTCGACACCGCGTATCGCAACACCTTTCACTGGGATCAGCGCCAATTTGCGGCGCTATCTCTGACCGCTCGTACCAACCTTTGCTCCCCCAATAATCTCACCGAGTACACCTTTTGGAACCTGACCACCAACGATTACTTCAAGGCGCGCATGAGCCACTGGCTCTTCAACAGCGTGGGTGTGAGTTCCTCGGTGTCCTTGGTGCGCGCGGGCAGTCCCGACGGCGTCACCGCCGGGCCCACCAGTTGGTTCGACTATGTCGGAAAATCCCCTTCTGTTGAGGGATACCCCGGAGTGGCGGGGATCATTTCAGTGCCCAGCGTCATCGCCCAGGTGCTGCCGGATGGCTCCACCGCTTATTCCTACACCCGGTATAACCCTTTGCTCCATCCCACCAACGTGCTGACGACTTACACGACGACCGCTGGCGCCGTGGCCACCCGCTCGAACGCCATCGTCTATGCCGACAACCAGATCGATGTCCTCCGGGTCACCGGCCCGGACGGCACCGTGCTGGCCCGTTTTGGCGTGGACACCAATTATCACCTCGTCACCGCCCAAACCAACGCCATCGGCGTCACCCGCTACTTCTACGACTCCGCCCGGCGCCTCACCGGCACCCTCACCCCCAGCGGCCTGTGCATCAGCAATCTTTATTACGACACGTCCGCCGACCTCAACCGCCTCCAGGCGATCGTAGTGTACGATGCGGTCGGCGGCACCCCGCTCGCCACCAACTCCTACACCTATTACCCCAATGGCACGGTTTACACCCACACCGACGAGCGGAACCTCACCACCGTCAATACCTGGGACGCCCTTTCCCGCCTCACCGGCACCACCTATCCGGACGGCACGTACGTCTCGAATGTGTATTCCCGGCTCGACCTGACCGCCAGCCGGGATCGCCAGGGCCACTGGACTTATTTCGGTTTCGACAGCCTCCGCCGCCCCATCGCCACCACTAACGCCCTGAACCAGGTTACCACCACCTACTACGGGCCCGGGGGATCGCCCGTGGTCGTTTCGAACGCGGCCGGCCTCACCACGATGAGCTACGACCTCGCCGGGCGCTTGGTCACCCAAACATCGCCCGACACCCTCGCGGTCACGAATACCTACAACGCCATCGGCCAGTTGTATGCGGTCACCGATTCCAGCGGCTATCGCGTCACGAACGCATACAATAATCAGGGCCTGGTGTACGCCTCGAGCAACGCCGTCGGCTGCCTCCAGCGCACCCTCTACGATATCTACGACCGACCCGCGCTGGTCACCGATGCCAACGGCATCACCCTCACCAACACCTACGATCCCGCCGGCCGCATTCTCACCCGCGCGTATCCCCCCGGCGGCGGCGTCGAGCAATACGGCTACTCCACCAACGTCGCCGCCCTGACCTCGTACACGAACCAGATCGGTAACGTCACCCGCTACGCCTACGACGCCCTCGGGCGCAAGACCAATACGGTGGCCGGTGCCGGCACCGCCGATGCCGTCACCAACAGTTTTGTCTACAACGGGGCGGGGGACCTGCTGACGTTGCGCGACGGGCGCGGCCACGTCACCTCGGCCTGTTATGACGCCTACGGGCGCGTCACCAGCCGGCGCGACGCCAACGACACGGAAATCTCTCGTTACCAATATGATCCGCTCAACCACCTGACCAACCGCTGGAGCGCCGCCAAGGGGACCACCACGTATGTCTACGATCCCCTGGGCAACCTCCTCAACACCATCTATCCCGAGCGGACGATTCAGTTCGCCTACGATGAGCTGAACCGGCTCACCAACATGGTGGACGCCGTGGGCGCCACCCGGTATAGTTACGACCGAGCCGGGCTCCTCCTGACCGAGGACGGGCCCTGGGCGTATGACACCGTGACGAGCATCTATACCAATCGCCTGCGCGCCAGCCTGACGCTCCAGCAACCGGGGGCGCCGGTGGCTTGGCAATATCGCTACGATACGGCCCACCGGCTCGACACCCTGGTGTCCCCGGCGGGGATGTTCAGTTACCGGTATCCCGCCGCCGGCGCCACGCTGGCCCGGGCCTCGCGGCTGCCGGTCCAGGTGGACCTGCCGGTCGGGGCGATCGTCAACAGCTACGACGGCATGGCGCGTGTCACCAACAACATCCTGCGCAATCTCGCCCAAGCGACGCTCAACGCTCACGCGTACGCCTATAACAACGCGAGCCAGCGCACCCGGATGACCTCGACGTCCGCCGGCAATTACGTCGATTACGGCTATGACGCCCTGGGCCAATTGACCAATGCCGCGGGCCGGGAACTCGCCGGCGGCGCCCCGCGGGTGCAGGAGCAGTGGGCCAACACCTACGACAAAGCCGGGAACCTCGCCCAGCGCGTCAAGAACCAGTTGACCGAAACCTTCGTCGCGGACGCCAACAACCAATTAACCTCCGTCAGCAGCGCCGGCACCCTGACGGTGGGGGGAACGGCCACGCCCGCCGCCACCCAGGTCACGGTCAACGGCCAAACCGCCGCCCTCTACGCCGACAAGACGTTCGCCGTGGCGAACGTGCCCCTCACCACCACGACCGTGGCCGCCATCGCCACCGACGGCGCCGGCCACAGCGCCACCGACCATATCAACCTCAACGCGACCAGCGCCGCCGGTCAGTTCCACTACGCCAACCTCGCCAGTCCGGTGGTCTTGGCGGCCAACACCGCGTATTACCTGGTGAGCGAGGAAACGGTCGGCGGAGACACCTGGGGGCATTCCGATACAACCGTTACCACGATGACAGTGGCCACCGAGACCACGTCAGTGTTCGGAAGCGGTCCCGGAAATTGGTACCAGGAAGGGGGACCAGGCCTGACCTTTGGCCCGCTGAATTTTAAATATGCGATTTCCGGGTCTGAGGCGCCGTATGTGACTGGCCAGGTGGCCGGCACGCTGCGTAACAACTGGAGCGGCTATGTGGGCATGCGGATCGTGGTCGGAACCACCCCAGTGACCGTGACGGCCTTGGGGCGGATGATGCTCAGTGGGAACACGGGCACTCATACGGTGAAACTGGTGCGGGAAAGTGACGGCACCGATGTGCCCGGCGGCAGCGTGTCCATCGCCATGGCCGGCGGCACCGTGAGCCCGCAGTATGACCTGAACGGCAACCTCCTCACCGATGGGCGTCGCACCTTTAGTTACGACTCCGACAACCAGTTGACCGGCATCGTCGTCACCAACGCCAACGGCACCATCACCCAGACCGGCTTTGTCTACGACGGCAAAGCCCGCCGCCGCATCCGCACCGAGGCGTCGTGGCAATCCGGCGCCTGGGTCACCAACCAGACCTTCCGCTACCTCTACGACGGCCAGCGCGTGATCCAGGAGCGCGACGCCAACAACCATATCCTGGTCACCTACACCCGCGGCCTGGATTTGAGCCAAACCCTCGACGGCGCCGGCGGCATCGGCGGCCTGCTTGCGCGGACGCATCCGGGCAACCACCACTTTTACTATCACAGCGATGGCAACGGCAACGTAACGGCCATCGTGAACCAGAGCCAAACCCTGGTCGCCCAATACCGTTACGACCCCTTCGGCGGCTTGGTCTCCCAGTCCGGCCCCCTGGCCGAAATCAACCTCTACCGTTTCTCCAGCAAGGAGTTCCACCACCCCTCCGGCCTTTATTACTACGGCTATCGCTTTTACGACCCCAATTTGCAGCGGTGGCTAAACCGCGACCCCAGCGGCACGAAGGATGGGCCGAACTTGTTTGCGTTCTGTCACAATGGACCGGTGAATGGGTTTGATGCGTGGGGACTGGACTTCGCTGCCACCACGGACCTGAACTTGTCCTATAAGTACGGCTGGTCCTATATCGATTCCGTGTACGTACACTTGATGGGTGCGTCTGCCAGTTTCATTGGCCGGATGCCTGGAATTCTTGATAAGAACGGCAGTTGGACGATGGGTGATTTGTACAGTATACCGGACAAGTACGCTAGCGTAGCAATTAGTGGGGTAACAGTTCGAGAGAAATTGCTGGAGGCGGCTGCGATAGAATATGAGCGCAGTGGTGTGATAAACGATGTAACCATCGACATGGCGAGTGCCGCCATGACTATTTTGGGGACCGCCTCTGGGCTCAACATCGCCCGCCAATTAGCCATATCACTCGGTGAAAAGATGCTACCAAGCGCGCTTGAGGCGGGGCTCTTCGGATCACGTGCTGCCCTTCTTGCCGCGAAACAGGGTGGATTGACAACGTTTAAGGTTGCTTGGCGCTCGACTGGAAATGGACTTTTGGATTCGCTGGGGATCGAGAATGCAACGATCAGTAAATTGACCACCTCAATCAGCCCGGACCTCGCGGGAGCTGAGCTTGCGAACGTCATGGCTCACGAGGGTTTTCATGTGAGTGTAGCGCTGAACTTCCCGAATTTCGCGGCTTCGGCTGGCCGGCTGGGTTACGTTGGAGCGTTTCCTCTTTATGCCGAGGAAGTTGCAGCCTACGGATATGGCGCGGTTAAAGCGGGGCAATATGGACAAGCCTTGTTTGCGCCGATAAGCGCGTTTGGGTCGCTATCTGCAGGCCAAGCGGCATCTGTTTTAGGAACAGGCGGAACGCTTGCTGGTCTTTCCTATTATATTTATTCGCACTAA
- a CDS encoding transposase has product MHQRTSLLLSVKSLYSRTTGAKLSQGEAKALEPETVAEWFDHPADQLIAGHEAKLIREYNESIRALEKEVEAVAGQLPCYQYIQQLPGIGRILGLTISMETGPIARFPEDGRYASYCRCVPTERESNGKSKGENNGKCGNQYLAWAYIEAAHFARRYDPPSQRFYEHKKAKTNTMVATKALASKLSKAPWHVMSKNEPYDPQRVFPFLRQPAAKKAN; this is encoded by the coding sequence GTGCATCAGCGCACCAGCCTGCTGCTCAGCGTGAAGAGCCTCTATTCGCGCACCACCGGGGCCAAGCTCTCGCAGGGCGAAGCCAAAGCCTTGGAGCCGGAAACCGTCGCGGAATGGTTCGACCATCCGGCCGATCAATTGATCGCGGGCCACGAGGCCAAGTTAATCCGGGAGTACAACGAGAGCATCCGCGCGTTGGAGAAAGAGGTGGAGGCGGTGGCCGGCCAACTGCCGTGCTACCAGTATATCCAGCAACTGCCGGGCATCGGACGCATTTTGGGGCTGACCATTTCGATGGAAACCGGACCGATCGCGCGGTTTCCCGAGGACGGGCGGTACGCCAGTTATTGCCGTTGCGTGCCGACGGAGCGGGAAAGTAACGGCAAGAGCAAAGGCGAAAACAACGGCAAATGCGGCAATCAGTACCTGGCCTGGGCCTATATCGAAGCGGCGCATTTCGCCCGGCGCTACGACCCGCCCAGCCAGCGGTTTTATGAGCACAAGAAAGCCAAGACCAACACGATGGTGGCCACCAAGGCCCTGGCGAGCAAACTCTCGAAAGCGCCCTGGCATGTGATGAGCAAGAACGAGCCTTACGATCCGCAACGGGTGTTCCCGTTCTTGCGGCAACCCGCGGCCAAAAAGGCGAACTAG